Genomic window (bacterium):
AATCCAGGAACGTTGCGAGGTCGCATTGCTCGAGCAGCTCCGCGTAGAGGCGGCGTGAGTAACCCAGGATCATGGCAAAGGCATAGTACTTGGTGATCTTGCCGTCCGGTCCTTCCACCTGAAATTCACCGAAATCGACCTGGGCTTGCGCTCCGGGCTCGGTTTCGAACCGCAGATAAGCGATGTGATGCTGATGTTCTTTGAGGCGCCTCACCTGGCGCTTGACGATTTCGTAGCTGCCGGCAAAACCCAAGCCCTGGAGGTGTTCAAAGAGCCAGGTGGCGGAATAGCCGGGATCTTCTTCCAGCCAGGTTTTGAGGTGAGGCACAAAGGGATCCAACTTGCTGGGGCGAGGACGCATACCCCGAGCGGTGGTGATGAGCTTCGGGTCTGCAAGATACCTGCGGATGGTTTTTCGGCTGATCCCGAGGGTACGGGCAATCTTGCGTTGCGAAAAACCTCTTCCTGCGAGGGTCAGGATGTCCAAGACGATCTCCAGAGTTTTGATGGTTCCTCCTGCGGTTGGGGAGTGAGACTCAAACTCGACCTGCTGGGAGTCCCAATCTCACCATCGGGAGGAACACGTGCAAGGGGTATTCTCTTTCCGCTCTGCCGGGCAGAGCGGAAACTAAAGGGTAAAAAACAGCTCTGGAGTGGTATCCTTTTCAACGACCAGAATTGGTATAATTTATAAAGACCAACAACAGAGGCCGATGCCAAAGCCGAGCGCATTTTACCGGCGCTATTCTACAAGATGTTCGGTGATCCGGCGACAAATCCGAGGGGGTGGGAAAAGGGAAAGATGGGAGATGTGATTACAGAAACTCAGTACGGAACCTCAAATCGAGCAGATGCAGATGTTAAAGGTGTAGCCGTTATCAGAATGAATAACATCGATTCTCAAGGGCGATTGGATTTAAGCGATCTCAAGTATGTAAATTTAGAGGAAACTGAACTGGAAAAATACTTACTGGAACCGGGGGACTTGCTATTTAACCGAACGAACAGCCGAGAGCTTGTCGGGAAAACGGGAGTATGGCAAGGCCAAATGCAGGCCGTTCCTGCTTCCTATCTAATCCGATTTCGGGTTGATCGTCAGCGCGTATTTCCTGAATGCGTATGGGCGCTGATGAACACATCTTTCATGAAGCATATCCTATTTGACAAGGCACGGCACGCTATCGGCATGGCAAACATTAATGCGCAGGAGCTTCGCACCTTGCCGATCAATATTCCATCTATTTCAGTTCAGCGAGAGTTTGTTAATGTCTTAACCGCTCTTGAAAAAATCTCAGAGCACGTGAAAAATGCAAATGATCGAATAGTATGTCTTTTTCAAACACTTCTCCACCGCGCCTTTTCCGGCGATCTCACCGCCGAATGGCGAGAAGCGCATGAGAAAGAGCTTTTGGCGGAGATCGAAGAGCAAGCTAAAGTATTAAATGCCAGATTTCAGGAGCTATCGCAATGAAAATCTCAAAACTCACTATTCACAACTATCGCAGTATCTGCGACATTGAAATGCTATGTGAGCCGCTTGTGGTCATATTGGGACCAAACAATCATGGCAAGTCTAACATTCTATATGCGCTTGAGTTTGCTCTCTCAACTTCTTCTAAACCTAGTACGGCAGACTTTTGTAAGTTCAGCGGAATCGATAACGTGCTTTGGGTTGAACTAACTTTCCACCATCTTACCGAACAAGAACGGAATACATTCAAGAAGTACCTCCAAAAAGATGGCGGCATTCGTATTAGAAAGACCGCTCGACTTGATGAGGCGAGTTCTGTGGAGATCCTCTATAATGGCTATGTCATTCAACCAGAAGAGTGGTGGCTGCAAAGCAACAGCGTTTCCCGCCTCGCCAGCCGTGAAGAAATTCATAAAACACCGTTAAAGGACTTTGTCTCGTCAACAGGTCGGGTAACCAAATCCGACGTAGAGCAAGCTCAAGCTGCTTACATTGAAAGGCACGCATCTACTCTTCATTTCAAAGAAATCCTTGAAGAGGGACCTTTACTTGGTTCGAAAAACGTCGGAGGAGGCGTACTACCCAGTTTTTATTTGATTCCTGCCGTACGCGATCTGGCAGACGAAACAAAGACGAAAACCACAACAGCCTTTGGTAGGTTGCTTAGTCGTGCTGTAAAAGAAATGGCGGATACCGAACCACGCTTCCGAGAGATCAAAGATGGGCTAAATAAACTCGTTGAATTGTTCAACCGGTCGGATGCAATGCCTGAAGGCCGCCCCGAGCAACTTCAAAACCTCGAGAATGCACTAAAGGCCGAGTTGTCATCTTGGGAGGTAAACGTTGAAATAGAAGTGATCCCACCAGAGATTGAAAAGATCTTTGAACTTGGCACCAATCTTCACATTGACGACGGAGTTAAGACTCTTGCCGAGTTGAAAGGGCATGGTTTGCAGCGATCAATAATTTTTGCACTCATTCGGGCTTGGGTAAGTCTACTGAAGGCTGCTCCCAATAATAGAGATGGCTCACCCCTTCCCAGAGCTTCGTCCGAATCGATTGTTTTCGGAATGGAGGAGCCGGAGCTTTTTCTTCATCCTCAAGCCCAACGTAAAATGGCGGCTGCCATTCATGAATTATCCCAGACGCCCGATTACCAGGTGTTCATCTGCACTCATTCAACTCATTTCGTTAACCTTGAGAAATATAAAAACATATGCATCGTGAATAAGAAAGACCCCAAGACCGGAACAAAAGTCCGCCAATGTGTTCAGGAATTATTCGAAGGGGAGCGGCATAACGACCGAAAGCAAAGATTCCACATGGCTCGGTGGATAAATCCTGACAGAGGTGAAATGTTTTTTGCCAAACGGGTAGCATTTGTGGAAGGCGAAACGGAAAAAACTATGCTACCCTTTATTGCAGAGAAGTGTGGATGTCAAGACCATGAAATATCAGTCATTGATTGCGGATCTAAACATAATTTACCCTTATATATCACAATTGCAAACGCCTTTGAACTGCCCTATGTGGTCGTGCATGATGAAGATCCCCTTCCTGACCCCATCCCCGACACCTGGACAGAAGATAAGCGACGCGAAAAGGAAAAAACGTTTTCATTGAACAAAGAAATCCAAGAACTTGTCGATTCCAAACTAGGGCATGTGGAAATACTGTCACCGGATTTCGAAGGTGTTGCAAGAATATCGAGAACTCAAGCAGAAAAGAAGGGGAAGGCATTTGCGGCATTGGAGCACTTTGAGGCAAATACAGTAGAAAAATATCCAACAAGGCTAATAGAATTAGTGAATGCGATTTATTGTGGTAAAAATGAAAGTTAAACACCATGCTGAAACTCCCAATTTTGTTGTTTGCGTTTTAAAAGTTATCTACTCAATCGAAAGGTTTTGGTAGCAAATGCTCACCTCCCTCCGCCTCGGTAACTTTAAAGCCTTTGCCGAAGCCCAACAATTGCCGTTGAAGCCACTCACGCTCATCTTCGGCGCCAACAGCGC
Coding sequences:
- a CDS encoding ATP-dependent endonuclease; protein product: MKISKLTIHNYRSICDIEMLCEPLVVILGPNNHGKSNILYALEFALSTSSKPSTADFCKFSGIDNVLWVELTFHHLTEQERNTFKKYLQKDGGIRIRKTARLDEASSVEILYNGYVIQPEEWWLQSNSVSRLASREEIHKTPLKDFVSSTGRVTKSDVEQAQAAYIERHASTLHFKEILEEGPLLGSKNVGGGVLPSFYLIPAVRDLADETKTKTTTAFGRLLSRAVKEMADTEPRFREIKDGLNKLVELFNRSDAMPEGRPEQLQNLENALKAELSSWEVNVEIEVIPPEIEKIFELGTNLHIDDGVKTLAELKGHGLQRSIIFALIRAWVSLLKAAPNNRDGSPLPRASSESIVFGMEEPELFLHPQAQRKMAAAIHELSQTPDYQVFICTHSTHFVNLEKYKNICIVNKKDPKTGTKVRQCVQELFEGERHNDRKQRFHMARWINPDRGEMFFAKRVAFVEGETEKTMLPFIAEKCGCQDHEISVIDCGSKHNLPLYITIANAFELPYVVVHDEDPLPDPIPDTWTEDKRREKEKTFSLNKEIQELVDSKLGHVEILSPDFEGVARISRTQAEKKGKAFAALEHFEANTVEKYPTRLIELVNAIYCGKNES
- a CDS encoding IS21 family transposase, encoding MPHLKTWLEEDPGYSATWLFEHLQGLGFAGSYEIVKRQVRRLKEHQHHIAYLRFETEPGAQAQVDFGEFQVEGPDGKITKYYAFAMILGYSRRLYAELLEQCDLATFLD
- a CDS encoding restriction endonuclease subunit S yields the protein MGDVITETQYGTSNRADADVKGVAVIRMNNIDSQGRLDLSDLKYVNLEETELEKYLLEPGDLLFNRTNSRELVGKTGVWQGQMQAVPASYLIRFRVDRQRVFPECVWALMNTSFMKHILFDKARHAIGMANINAQELRTLPINIPSISVQREFVNVLTALEKISEHVKNANDRIVCLFQTLLHRAFSGDLTAEWREAHEKELLAEIEEQAKVLNARFQELSQ